The Candidatus Omnitrophota bacterium DNA window ACGATTTTTTCGTAATTGGGAAGGTTGAATTCGGAATGGCCGGATTGCAACATATTGAAATCCAGCCAGCCATCATTGTGAAACCAATCTGACGAAGAACGCCCGCCAGCAGGGTGAACCGTTATCAAATGACCGCCGCCATCGCCTTCTTTCAATCCTTTCGCCATAGCGCGCCAAACGGCTTCATACCCTTTGGCGTCGCGGTCGCCGATGAGAATCCATATGATATTGGGAGCGTTCTTATAACGGCCGCCAAGAAATTTTCCATAATTTTCGGCGATTTTCGCTTTTTCGTTCGAGAAGACGACGGGGCCTTTTCCCCATGCGTTTTTGACGACTTTATCGCCCCATGTTGGCAACATGCCGATGAAGATTCCTTTTTCCTCGGCGGTCTTGACGATGAAATCGACATGCTTGAAATAGGCTTCATTGGGTTGAGCGGGATCGTTGCCGATCAGCGGCTTCTCGCCGTAAGCGTTGGGCGTATTCAAACCGTCCAATTCCGCCAGAACAACCGCTTGAATGACGGTGAATCCCTTTTGGCGGCGATTTTCGAGATATCTTTCCGCTTCATCGCGATTTAGGCGATGGAAGAGTTCCCAGGCGGTATCGCCGAGGTAAAAGAAAGGCGCGCTGTCTTCATGAACCAAAAAACGCTTGTTGTCCGATACTTTTAAAGCGCCATGCTTAAAATCGACGGATAGGCCGGATCGCGGCGTTTCTCCCGCCTGCGATCCCATTGCGGTAATAAGGAGTATGACTATCGAGGCCGCGTCTAAAATAATGCCGAATGGATTCTGTTTTATTCGATAAGCGTTCATATTCTCTCTTCTATAATAGATAGAGGCTCTTGCAAAATTAATAAAATCCGCTTTTAATTCTCCCCCCAAGCTTGGGGGGAGTTAGAGGGGGGGTGATTTTAT harbors:
- a CDS encoding glycoside hydrolase family 140 protein; translated protein: MNAYRIKQNPFGIILDAASIVILLITAMGSQAGETPRSGLSVDFKHGALKVSDNKRFLVHEDSAPFFYLGDTAWELFHRLNRDEAERYLENRRQKGFTVIQAVVLAELDGLNTPNAYGEKPLIGNDPAQPNEAYFKHVDFIVKTAEEKGIFIGMLPTWGDKVVKNAWGKGPVVFSNEKAKIAENYGKFLGGRYKNAPNIIWILIGDRDAKGYEAVWRAMAKGLKEGDGGGHLITVHPAGGRSSSDWFHNDGWLDFNMLQSGHSEFNLPNYEKIVADYSRVPIKPCMDGEPRYEDHPVNWNPKNGWFDDFDVRQAAYWALFAGAFGHTYGCHDIWQMMAPGRDPISSARNNWFDALDLPGAWDMLHVRRLLLSRPFLSRIPDQSLIVVDQQDGAKHIQACKGDHYAFVYIPYGQSIAINVEKIPWEKCKAWWFDPRTGKADPIGVLFDREPKVIALPEEIVRNASKTLYFARDASMRLFLDPPGKIAHGADWVLVLDDASQNYPPPGEVD